Proteins from a single region of Bacteroidia bacterium:
- a CDS encoding glycosyltransferase family 39 protein, whose translation MKLQSQHILPVLLLILAFILRWFHFDDWSLTNDELSAWLRLQYPTFGELLEKGVRPDFHPAGLQSFLYFWTHVFGDSPFALRFPFLIVGTLGVWLTFLVGKKWFGTNAGLMAATAIAILQLPLMYAQIARPYAPGMFFALGMAYCWTKILFDEKINWWWAAGLALFTALNLYNHYFSGMFAALLGLAGFLFLNKNNFKPYLIGGALGVVLFLPHTGITLEQLSRGGLDSWLGPPEPNFLLRFLYNSAYDSTFFAVTLIALVILPLGIPAIRKKTSKLHAVCLGLFAVTFLTGYYYSTLVNPVLQYSVLLFTFPFLTMFLFSFWGEGNLRTQVISVTLLVATGLFTLINENFYQTERFGVFRELVVESHTNKSTSENEKTTIFFNAIAPEYIQYYYDRLGYKKDYLFHRGDDTEFLTAMQKAVHESRDSLFIYGWTNNRNPQAVFAVIRSKFPELIRQQDFFNSGIYVFGRRSVCHRQDISLLPPPRPLNPHEPFLPHYPEDDLYLIHPEQEFAEFTELNLDSACRLCPKLLVNLEYQEPEIPGEVVLVAEIRRGDSLLLWTGAPSVENKYRDSLGIRRLSLIVANDSSITSSDRLKIYLWNKEKLLIQPVQLRLEGLNDRYK comes from the coding sequence ATGAAACTGCAATCACAACATATTCTTCCGGTTCTACTGCTGATTCTCGCTTTTATCCTGCGGTGGTTTCATTTTGATGACTGGTCTCTGACCAACGACGAACTAAGCGCCTGGCTGCGGCTTCAGTATCCCACTTTTGGCGAACTTCTTGAAAAAGGAGTACGCCCGGATTTCCATCCAGCAGGCTTACAATCATTCCTTTATTTCTGGACCCATGTGTTCGGAGACTCCCCGTTCGCCCTTCGCTTCCCATTTTTGATAGTTGGTACGCTGGGCGTTTGGCTGACCTTTCTTGTAGGAAAAAAATGGTTTGGCACCAACGCGGGATTAATGGCAGCCACCGCTATTGCCATCCTTCAACTACCGCTGATGTATGCCCAGATTGCCCGCCCTTATGCCCCGGGTATGTTTTTCGCCCTTGGTATGGCATATTGCTGGACAAAGATACTTTTTGACGAAAAAATTAACTGGTGGTGGGCAGCCGGACTGGCTTTATTCACAGCCCTGAACCTCTACAACCATTATTTCAGCGGTATGTTTGCCGCCTTACTTGGTCTGGCAGGATTTCTCTTTCTGAACAAAAACAACTTCAAACCCTATCTTATCGGAGGTGCATTAGGAGTAGTATTATTCCTGCCTCATACCGGTATTACGCTGGAACAGCTGAGTCGGGGCGGACTTGATTCCTGGCTGGGGCCTCCGGAACCGAATTTTCTTTTGCGCTTCCTGTATAACAGCGCCTATGACAGCACCTTCTTTGCAGTTACATTGATTGCCCTGGTGATTCTTCCACTGGGAATACCGGCCATTCGCAAAAAAACAAGTAAGCTTCACGCCGTTTGCCTGGGATTATTTGCAGTGACTTTCCTCACAGGATATTATTATTCTACCCTTGTAAATCCTGTACTTCAGTATTCTGTTCTCCTCTTCACGTTCCCTTTCCTTACAATGTTTCTCTTCTCATTCTGGGGTGAGGGAAATCTCCGTACGCAGGTAATAAGTGTGACCCTGCTTGTGGCAACAGGATTATTCACTCTGATAAATGAAAATTTTTACCAAACAGAGCGGTTTGGAGTTTTCAGGGAACTTGTGGTTGAGAGCCATACAAACAAGTCAACATCCGAAAACGAGAAGACTACCATTTTCTTTAATGCAATTGCACCGGAATATATTCAATACTACTATGACCGGCTTGGATATAAAAAAGACTATCTTTTTCACCGTGGGGATGACACGGAATTCCTTACAGCTATGCAAAAGGCCGTTCACGAGAGCAGAGACAGTTTGTTTATTTATGGGTGGACCAACAATAGAAATCCGCAGGCGGTATTTGCGGTAATTCGTTCGAAATTTCCTGAATTGATTCGTCAGCAAGACTTCTTTAACTCAGGCATCTATGTTTTTGGCCGGAGAAGTGTTTGTCACAGGCAGGATATCAGCCTGCTTCCACCACCCCGTCCACTCAACCCTCATGAACCCTTTCTCCCGCACTACCCTGAGGACGATCTGTATTTGATCCATCCAGAGCAGGAATTTGCTGAATTCACAGAGTTGAACCTTGATTCCGCTTGCAGACTCTGCCCAAAACTCCTGGTTAACCTGGAATATCAGGAGCCCGAAATACCGGGCGAGGTAGTTCTTGTTGCAGAAATACGACGCGGAGACAGTCTGTTACTCTGGACAGGTGCGCCCTCCGTCGAGAACAAATACCGTGACAGCCTCGGTATACGCCGTTTGAGCCTGATTGTCGCAAATGATTCCTCCATTACAAGCTCTGACCGTCTTAAGATCTATCTTTGGAATAAAGAGAAGCTTCTCATTCAGCCGGTCCAGCTCAGGCTGGAAGGCTTGAACGACCGGTACAAATAA
- the rlmB gene encoding 23S rRNA (guanosine(2251)-2'-O)-methyltransferase RlmB — protein sequence MIVKNQDREKSGNLIYGIHAVAEAAGAGKKFERIFIQNGLKGENIRDLKLLLKERDLEYQYVPAEKVSRLAPGRNHQGVAAFLSAVEYASLADVIANAFERGETPLVLVLDRITDVRNFGAVCRTAECSGVHAVVIPAKGGAMVGPDAIKTSAGALNRITVCKEDHLVNALRYMKNSGLRIVSCTEKTNDLMFGRDLQGPLAVIMGSEEDGISDELLTMSDDKIRIPMAGKIGSLNVSVAAGIVLYEVVRQRLGG from the coding sequence GTGATCGTGAAGAACCAGGACAGGGAAAAATCGGGTAATCTTATTTACGGTATCCATGCAGTAGCTGAGGCAGCAGGTGCCGGAAAGAAATTCGAACGAATATTTATACAAAATGGCCTCAAAGGCGAAAACATACGGGATCTGAAGTTGTTGCTGAAAGAACGTGACCTTGAATACCAGTATGTTCCTGCAGAGAAAGTAAGCCGTCTGGCTCCCGGAAGAAATCACCAGGGCGTTGCCGCATTTTTATCCGCAGTAGAATATGCTTCTCTGGCAGATGTGATCGCGAATGCTTTCGAACGGGGAGAAACGCCTCTGGTTCTTGTGTTGGACAGGATCACCGATGTCCGCAATTTCGGAGCCGTCTGCCGCACAGCCGAATGTTCGGGAGTGCATGCAGTGGTTATACCCGCTAAAGGTGGTGCGATGGTAGGTCCGGACGCGATCAAGACCAGTGCAGGAGCCTTGAACCGCATAACAGTGTGCAAGGAGGATCATCTCGTAAATGCCCTCCGTTACATGAAGAATTCGGGGTTAAGAATCGTTTCCTGCACAGAGAAAACAAATGATCTTATGTTCGGCCGCGATCTGCAAGGTCCACTGGCCGTGATCATGGGCAGCGAGGAAGATGGCATATCGGATGAATTGCTAACAATGTCAGATGATAAAATCAGGATCCCCATGGCTGGAAAGATTGGCTCTCTGAACGTTTCTGTGGCGGCCGGCATTGTGCTTTACGAAGTGGTTCGTCAACGGCTTGGAGGATGA
- a CDS encoding GWxTD domain-containing protein, giving the protein MFRPFFISLLLLAGLAILTSSTCTGGKGISDQNIAFIFNKEPGYLQPVYRVAHETEGVSRLYYRISADNLLYSKDATGEKYVARFSFSWKLKNDYADHLFIDSGTVVREDVFENDPSQILNGSFQLTIPAGKDLVLEIELYDINRMADRTDYLPVEKTNIYQRQNFFISNPGQPGIPAFIEHLQTRDTLVIRHRNNPEKLYVRYYNREFSLPPPPFSYFSPKGFEFRPDSFYAVTPGSDGRFIFTAPKPGIYHLQLDSGRIEGLTLVCFMPNYPRFRTYEAMIQPLRYLTSKNEYDKMMRNPNRKTAVDSFWLSSGGNIDRGKELIRKFYNRVYDANDHFTSYLEGWKTDRGLVYIVYGPPNVLYRNNDRETWVYGEENNINSLSFTFTRVINPFSGNDFRLERSPTYQDGWYKAANAWRDGRIFIDK; this is encoded by the coding sequence ATGTTCCGACCCTTTTTCATATCACTTCTTTTACTGGCAGGTCTGGCTATCCTCACTTCCTCCACGTGCACTGGCGGCAAGGGGATTAGCGATCAGAATATTGCTTTCATTTTTAACAAAGAACCAGGATACCTTCAGCCGGTATACCGTGTAGCCCATGAAACAGAAGGTGTCTCGCGCCTGTATTATCGCATCAGTGCCGATAACCTGCTTTATTCAAAGGATGCCACAGGTGAGAAGTACGTTGCCCGTTTTTCATTTAGCTGGAAATTGAAAAATGATTATGCTGACCACCTTTTCATCGATAGTGGAACCGTAGTAAGAGAAGATGTATTTGAGAATGATCCATCGCAGATACTTAACGGCAGTTTTCAGCTCACAATTCCAGCTGGCAAAGACCTTGTGCTGGAGATCGAACTATACGACATCAACAGAATGGCGGACCGGACGGACTATCTGCCTGTTGAGAAGACCAATATCTATCAACGGCAGAATTTCTTTATCAGCAACCCAGGCCAGCCGGGTATACCCGCTTTCATTGAACATCTGCAAACCAGAGATACGCTGGTGATCCGACACCGTAACAATCCCGAGAAATTGTATGTGAGGTATTATAACCGCGAGTTCTCCCTCCCCCCTCCTCCTTTTTCCTATTTCTCCCCCAAGGGCTTTGAATTCAGACCCGATTCTTTTTATGCCGTAACGCCGGGATCCGACGGAAGATTCATCTTTACAGCTCCCAAACCAGGGATTTATCATCTGCAGCTCGACAGTGGCCGGATCGAAGGCCTGACACTTGTATGTTTCATGCCAAATTATCCCAGGTTCAGAACGTATGAAGCAATGATTCAACCGCTCAGGTACCTGACCAGCAAAAACGAGTATGATAAAATGATGCGAAATCCAAACCGGAAGACCGCGGTGGATAGTTTCTGGCTCAGCAGTGGAGGTAACATTGACAGAGGCAAGGAACTGATCCGCAAATTCTATAACCGGGTTTATGACGCCAATGATCATTTTACATCCTACCTTGAGGGATGGAAAACAGATCGTGGCCTCGTGTATATCGTTTACGGCCCCCCGAATGTTCTCTACCGAAACAACGACCGTGAAACGTGGGTTTACGGGGAAGAAAACAACATAAATTCTCTCTCATTCACTTTTACGAGAGTAATTAATCCTTTTTCAGGAAACGATTTCCGTCTGGAGCGGAGTCCGACCTATCAGGACGGATGGTATAAAGCGGCAAATGCCTGGCGCGACGGGCGCATATTTATAGACAAGTGA
- a CDS encoding BamA/TamA family outer membrane protein, whose product MNRLSLFFVLFISYISLVGQQKYGLLFTSRYHETCLRRDYNQSFSDTVTRNQEIGDFISKLHSEGYLTARADSLYDQGNLRTVILHCGTRFEWADIQPDEESRAFLALAGIREKDIPHGAFQIQTLSRFMERILKYGEENGYPFIVTRLDSVKILPQKISAKLVTVKGPLILIDSLIIKGNARVSNAFIQSHLGIRPGDPYNEKNIRNISVKLKEIPFLKADGSPEVLFLNEKATVRLILNKKRASQFDGILGFQPDSKTGKAIFTGDVRLKILNAFSRGESHEFNWRQLQVQTQDMKAHFFYPYLFQSPFCLDLRFRLYKKDTSWIEVNPIAGIEFKLSGKRSVRGFVDRRTLNLLSTSAYQQISTLPPAADMQSTLYGLSLKLEDLDYRYNPRSGYQIVATGKAGIKKIIPNAGIGDAAYLNTDLQTSSYVLEGEARWFLPLFRRSALMTGVRGSGLVSENIFQNELVRIGGTHTVRGFDEESIPCSAYGAATLEYRYLLEQNSYLHFFGESAWYENYSLTASREGFLLSYGAGISFETRAGIFSLSYALGSELPAGPDLRNGKIHFGIAGLF is encoded by the coding sequence ATGAACCGGCTTTCGCTGTTTTTCGTCTTATTCATTTCTTACATTTCACTGGTGGGTCAGCAAAAATATGGTCTGCTGTTCACTTCACGCTATCATGAAACCTGTCTCAGACGGGATTATAATCAGTCTTTTTCCGACACCGTAACACGCAACCAGGAGATCGGTGATTTTATTTCAAAACTTCACAGCGAAGGATATCTTACTGCAAGAGCTGATTCCCTTTATGATCAAGGCAATTTGCGTACTGTTATACTACACTGCGGAACGCGATTTGAATGGGCGGATATCCAGCCGGATGAAGAATCCCGCGCTTTTCTTGCACTCGCAGGAATTCGCGAGAAAGATATTCCTCACGGGGCCTTTCAGATTCAAACGCTATCGCGTTTTATGGAACGCATCCTTAAGTATGGCGAAGAAAATGGCTATCCCTTTATCGTGACCCGCCTTGACTCCGTGAAGATCCTGCCGCAAAAAATCAGCGCAAAACTTGTAACGGTTAAAGGTCCTCTCATCCTTATTGACAGTCTGATAATCAAGGGCAATGCCCGTGTGAGTAATGCCTTTATACAATCTCATCTTGGTATACGCCCCGGTGATCCCTATAATGAAAAGAACATCCGGAATATTTCTGTTAAACTCAAAGAAATCCCCTTCCTGAAAGCTGATGGAAGCCCTGAGGTATTGTTCTTAAACGAAAAGGCGACCGTACGGCTGATACTGAACAAAAAGAGAGCAAGCCAGTTCGACGGCATCCTGGGATTTCAACCGGATTCCAAAACAGGAAAAGCGATTTTTACCGGCGATGTACGCTTGAAAATCCTGAACGCTTTTTCACGGGGAGAAAGTCATGAGTTTAACTGGCGACAGCTGCAGGTACAGACACAGGACATGAAGGCTCATTTTTTTTATCCATACTTGTTCCAATCACCTTTTTGTCTTGATCTCCGGTTCAGGCTTTACAAAAAAGATACGAGCTGGATTGAGGTGAATCCCATTGCAGGAATAGAGTTCAAACTCAGTGGAAAGCGTTCGGTGCGCGGATTTGTGGACCGCAGAACACTGAACCTTCTTTCAACCTCTGCGTACCAGCAGATCAGCACCCTTCCCCCCGCTGCCGATATGCAGAGTACACTGTACGGACTCAGTCTCAAACTGGAGGATCTGGATTACCGTTACAATCCGCGTTCAGGTTACCAGATTGTAGCCACCGGAAAGGCCGGGATCAAGAAAATCATTCCCAATGCAGGCATTGGTGACGCAGCCTATCTAAACACAGATTTGCAGACTTCGAGCTACGTACTTGAAGGTGAAGCCCGCTGGTTCCTGCCTCTCTTCCGCCGTTCAGCCCTGATGACGGGCGTAAGGGGTTCGGGTCTGGTTTCTGAGAATATTTTCCAAAACGAGCTTGTACGGATAGGTGGCACACACACCGTGAGAGGGTTCGATGAGGAAAGTATCCCCTGCAGTGCTTACGGTGCAGCCACGCTGGAATACCGTTACCTGCTCGAACAAAACTCTTATCTCCACTTTTTCGGAGAGAGCGCCTGGTATGAAAACTACAGCCTGACTGCTTCACGGGAGGGTTTTCTACTAAGCTACGGAGCCGGGATCAGTTTCGAAACAAGGGCAGGCATTTTTTCACTGAGCTATGCCCTGGGAAGCGAGCTCCCGGCGGGCCCTGATCTGCGAAACGGCAAGATCCATTTCGGGATCGCAGGGCTTTTCTGA
- a CDS encoding D-glycero-beta-D-manno-heptose-7-phosphate kinase, translating to MNERKLSQFFKHFDNLKVLIIGDVMVDSYMWGRVSRISPEAPVPVVAIERKESRLGGAANVALNIQALGATPILCSVIGNDEKGNLFLELMRAQKLPNKGILKSRERITTVKTRVISSNHQMLRVDEEVEETISEHETKQFLTLISYLLKKERINVVIFEDYDKGLITPDLINKVVTEARRKKIPVVVDPKKKNFNSYKNVTLFKPNLKELKEGLKVEFDHSDPGDLSRAVNILKHKLKLDIAMITLSELGIYVSGNGTDKIIPAHVRNIADVSGAGDTVISTAALCLAAGMTPTAMASIANLAGGLVCEKVGVVPVDKELLLTESKKLARKGKFKD from the coding sequence GTGAACGAACGTAAACTCAGCCAGTTTTTTAAACACTTTGATAATCTCAAAGTGTTGATCATCGGGGATGTGATGGTGGACTCCTATATGTGGGGGCGTGTTTCCCGAATCTCCCCTGAAGCCCCGGTACCGGTTGTTGCTATCGAAAGAAAAGAAAGCCGCCTGGGAGGCGCCGCCAATGTGGCACTGAACATTCAGGCGCTCGGCGCTACTCCCATTCTATGTTCGGTGATCGGTAATGACGAAAAGGGTAACCTCTTTCTGGAACTCATGCGTGCACAGAAACTTCCCAATAAAGGGATTCTGAAAAGCCGGGAAAGAATCACCACCGTAAAAACACGTGTGATCTCCAGCAATCACCAGATGCTTAGAGTGGACGAAGAAGTGGAAGAAACCATTTCCGAACATGAAACAAAACAGTTTCTAACGCTCATCTCCTACCTTCTAAAGAAAGAAAGGATCAATGTTGTGATCTTTGAAGACTATGACAAAGGACTTATCACTCCTGACCTGATCAACAAGGTTGTTACCGAAGCCCGGCGAAAGAAAATACCGGTAGTGGTGGATCCCAAAAAAAAGAACTTCAACTCCTATAAGAACGTAACGCTCTTCAAGCCGAATCTGAAAGAACTGAAAGAAGGACTGAAAGTGGAATTTGACCATAGCGATCCCGGTGACCTCAGCAGAGCGGTCAACATTCTAAAGCATAAACTGAAGCTGGATATTGCCATGATCACGCTTTCTGAACTGGGAATCTATGTGAGCGGGAACGGAACAGACAAGATTATACCTGCTCATGTCCGCAATATTGCAGATGTTTCGGGCGCGGGCGACACGGTGATCAGCACCGCCGCTTTGTGCCTTGCTGCTGGAATGACCCCTACTGCCATGGCTTCCATAGCCAATCTGGCCGGGGGACTGGTTTGTGAAAAGGTAGGTGTGGTTCCAGTTGACAAGGAATTGCTGCTGACCGAGTCCAAAAAGCTGGCCCGTAAAGGAAAGTTCAAGGACTGA
- a CDS encoding pyridoxal phosphate-dependent aminotransferase, which produces MKLAERINALSESQTIAMARKSRELKASGIDIISLSLGEPDFRTPDKVKEAAKEAIDTDFSYYTHVSGYQELREAIALKFKRDNGLDYKPDQIVVSTGAKQCIANAVLSLVNPGEEVIVPAPYWVSYLEIIKLAEGKPVVIQSGLERNFKVTGADIRKVISPKTRMLIFSSPCNPTGSVYTRQELQDIADALAGYPEIYIISDEIYEHINFAGKHESIAQFPSVRDRVITINGVSKAFAMTGWRVGYMGAAAEIAKACDKMQGQFTSATCSIAQKATHAAVLMDPREIMPMRDAFRKRRDLCYDLMKDIPGMKTNLPEGAFYFFPEVSSYFGKTNGNTVIRNGTDLCMYLLDKAHVALVPGAAFGDDRYLRFSYATSEANLREAIRRMKLALEGLS; this is translated from the coding sequence ATGAAACTTGCGGAGAGGATCAACGCGTTAAGCGAGTCGCAAACCATAGCCATGGCACGTAAAAGCCGTGAGCTGAAAGCCTCGGGAATTGACATCATCTCCCTCAGCCTGGGTGAGCCTGATTTCCGTACACCGGACAAAGTGAAGGAGGCTGCCAAAGAAGCCATTGATACAGACTTCAGCTACTACACCCATGTTTCAGGATATCAGGAGCTTCGGGAAGCTATTGCCCTTAAATTTAAAAGGGACAATGGTCTTGATTACAAGCCGGATCAGATCGTCGTATCCACCGGGGCCAAACAATGTATTGCCAATGCGGTACTGAGCCTCGTGAATCCAGGAGAGGAGGTGATTGTTCCAGCTCCTTACTGGGTCAGTTATCTGGAGATCATCAAACTTGCCGAAGGAAAACCAGTGGTTATTCAATCAGGGCTGGAAAGAAATTTTAAGGTTACCGGAGCAGACATTCGCAAGGTGATCAGCCCGAAAACACGCATGCTCATTTTCTCTTCTCCCTGTAATCCGACAGGAAGCGTTTACACCAGACAGGAACTGCAGGATATCGCAGATGCACTGGCCGGCTATCCTGAGATTTATATTATTTCTGATGAGATATATGAACATATTAATTTTGCGGGCAAACACGAGTCAATAGCACAATTCCCGTCTGTGCGGGACCGTGTGATTACGATAAACGGTGTTTCAAAGGCATTTGCAATGACCGGCTGGAGGGTAGGTTATATGGGAGCCGCTGCAGAGATCGCCAAGGCCTGCGATAAGATGCAGGGACAATTCACTTCCGCAACCTGTTCTATTGCCCAGAAGGCAACCCATGCCGCGGTATTAATGGATCCCCGTGAGATTATGCCCATGCGCGATGCCTTTCGCAAACGCCGCGATCTTTGCTATGACCTGATGAAAGACATTCCCGGAATGAAAACCAACCTGCCCGAAGGAGCCTTTTATTTCTTTCCGGAGGTCAGCAGCTATTTCGGAAAAACAAATGGTAATACGGTGATCAGAAACGGAACCGATCTTTGCATGTACCTGCTGGATAAAGCGCATGTTGCTCTTGTTCCCGGCGCTGCATTCGGAGATGACCGGTATTTACGTTTTTCCTATGCCACGTCTGAAGCCAATTTGCGTGAAGCCATCCGGAGAATGAAACTCGCCCTGGAAGGATTAAGCTGA
- a CDS encoding methylmalonyl-CoA mutase, with protein MTDKRTDSGIEIKENYPRWEAQMERAGVFPFTRGVQPDMYRGRLWTMRQYAGFSTAEESNKRYLYLLSQGTTGLSVAFDLPTQIGYDSDHAFAEGEVGKSGVAIDSLRDMEILFNGIRLEDVTTSMTINSTAAILLAMYIALAKKQGASLEKISGTIQNDILKEYAARGTYIYPPQPSMRIITDIFEYCSREVPRWNTISISGYHIREAGSTAVQELAFTLANGKAYLKAAIAKGLDINVFAKRLSFFFNAHNNLFEEVAKFRAARRMWAQITRELGATDPRAMMLRFHTQTGGSTLTAQQPHNNISRVTIQALAAVLGGTQSLHTNGFDEALSIPTETAARIALRTQQIIAFESGVVDAVDPLGGSWFVEALTEEVEAMAWEYIRKIDGMGGAVAAIEKGFVQKEIALASYRYQERIEKGEKVIVGVNKFQIEETPVDDIFSVDDNIRILQSANLQRLREDRDAARVRSTLAAVEEAAKGTANLMPPILAAVESYATLGEIADVLRRVFGEYKA; from the coding sequence ATGACTGATAAACGCACGGATTCAGGTATTGAGATCAAAGAAAACTACCCTCGCTGGGAAGCCCAAATGGAAAGGGCGGGGGTGTTTCCGTTTACACGGGGGGTACAGCCCGATATGTACCGGGGGAGGTTGTGGACCATGCGGCAATACGCCGGTTTCAGTACAGCAGAGGAATCCAATAAACGCTACCTCTATCTTCTGTCGCAGGGTACTACGGGACTTTCCGTTGCTTTTGATCTTCCTACTCAGATCGGATATGATTCAGATCATGCTTTTGCTGAGGGGGAAGTAGGAAAAAGCGGGGTGGCGATTGATTCCTTGAGGGACATGGAAATATTGTTTAATGGGATCAGGCTGGAGGATGTCACCACAAGCATGACAATCAATTCCACCGCTGCCATCCTGTTGGCTATGTACATTGCTCTTGCGAAGAAACAGGGTGCCTCGCTTGAAAAGATATCTGGAACAATTCAGAATGATATCCTCAAAGAGTATGCTGCACGCGGCACGTACATCTATCCGCCGCAGCCCAGCATGCGGATCATCACAGATATTTTTGAATATTGCAGCAGGGAAGTTCCACGTTGGAATACTATTTCGATTTCGGGCTACCACATACGGGAAGCGGGTTCCACGGCGGTGCAGGAGTTAGCATTTACACTGGCCAACGGAAAAGCTTATCTGAAGGCGGCCATTGCAAAAGGGCTGGATATAAATGTATTTGCCAAACGCCTCTCTTTCTTTTTCAATGCGCATAACAATTTATTTGAGGAGGTGGCAAAATTTCGCGCGGCGCGGCGTATGTGGGCTCAGATCACCAGGGAACTTGGAGCAACGGATCCAAGAGCTATGATGCTGCGATTTCATACTCAGACCGGAGGAAGTACGCTCACCGCACAACAACCGCATAATAACATTTCAAGAGTAACCATTCAGGCTTTGGCTGCTGTTCTTGGAGGTACGCAGAGCCTGCATACCAATGGATTTGATGAAGCGCTGAGTATTCCGACCGAAACTGCTGCCCGCATTGCATTGCGAACGCAGCAAATTATTGCCTTCGAAAGCGGAGTGGTGGATGCCGTGGATCCTCTGGGCGGTTCATGGTTTGTGGAAGCTCTTACGGAGGAGGTGGAAGCAATGGCCTGGGAATATATACGGAAAATCGATGGGATGGGAGGAGCCGTAGCTGCTATTGAGAAGGGATTTGTTCAGAAAGAGATCGCCTTAGCCTCCTACCGGTATCAGGAACGTATCGAAAAAGGTGAAAAGGTGATTGTGGGAGTGAATAAATTTCAGATAGAGGAGACGCCGGTGGATGATATTTTTTCAGTAGATGATAATATAAGAATTCTGCAGTCAGCAAATCTGCAACGGCTTCGTGAAGATCGTGATGCCGCCAGAGTTCGAAGCACACTTGCAGCCGTGGAAGAGGCTGCAAAGGGAACGGCCAATCTGATGCCTCCTATTCTTGCCGCAGTAGAATCCTATGCTACCCTCGGAGAGATAGCCGACGTGCTTCGCAGAGTTTTTGGAGAGTATAAAGCATAA
- a CDS encoding prolipoprotein diacylglyceryl transferase, whose product MYPNLYYAFKDLFGIEIEFLKMVQSFGFFVAVAFLVSAWVFAKELKRKQELGLLTSTSRRVRKGVPPTWKDYLPSLAGGFILGYKLLLIIIDYDDFLNDTQGFILSVRGNPVGGIIGAGLFGYLRYRDWTKEQKKYPQPEEVNELMQPHEHVGSMTLLAAIGGILGAKLFDALEDPGKFVQDPLGVLFSFAGLAMYGGLIVGGLSVLWYAFKNKLNLLHVMDACAPGLMLAYAIGRIGCHVAGDGDWGIVNTAPKPEWMSGLPDWLWSYNYPNNVNGDCGSPFCNWDETPYLLESVFPTPLYEVLMCMALFGVLWVLRKRLLIPGLMFSVYLILNGAERFAIEQIRINITYSIMGTQVTQAEIIAVVLILLGIFGIYWSKKKAAVSSKET is encoded by the coding sequence ATGTATCCCAACCTGTATTACGCTTTCAAGGATCTTTTCGGTATAGAAATCGAATTTCTGAAAATGGTACAGAGTTTCGGGTTTTTTGTGGCGGTCGCGTTCCTAGTCTCTGCTTGGGTTTTTGCCAAAGAATTAAAACGAAAGCAGGAATTGGGCTTGCTTACCAGCACCTCCCGCAGAGTTCGGAAAGGTGTTCCACCCACCTGGAAGGATTACCTGCCTTCACTTGCAGGAGGATTCATCTTGGGATATAAACTTCTCCTTATTATAATAGATTACGATGATTTTCTGAACGACACTCAGGGCTTCATTCTGTCGGTACGTGGCAATCCGGTGGGAGGTATTATTGGCGCCGGTCTGTTTGGCTATCTGCGTTACCGTGACTGGACAAAAGAGCAAAAAAAATACCCGCAACCAGAGGAAGTGAACGAACTCATGCAGCCACATGAACATGTCGGAAGCATGACATTGCTGGCAGCCATCGGGGGCATTCTTGGAGCGAAATTATTTGACGCACTGGAAGATCCCGGAAAATTTGTGCAGGATCCCCTTGGCGTATTGTTTTCCTTCGCAGGGCTGGCCATGTACGGCGGATTAATTGTTGGAGGATTATCTGTTCTGTGGTATGCCTTTAAAAACAAACTAAACCTGCTGCATGTGATGGATGCCTGTGCCCCCGGCCTCATGCTCGCCTATGCTATTGGAAGAATTGGCTGCCATGTTGCAGGAGACGGGGACTGGGGAATTGTAAACACCGCGCCAAAGCCGGAATGGATGAGCGGATTACCGGACTGGTTGTGGTCATACAATTATCCTAATAATGTTAACGGCGACTGTGGATCACCCTTCTGCAATTGGGATGAAACGCCCTACCTCCTGGAGTCGGTTTTTCCCACGCCCCTCTATGAAGTGCTCATGTGCATGGCATTGTTTGGAGTGCTTTGGGTCCTGCGTAAAAGACTTCTTATTCCCGGCTTGATGTTTTCTGTGTATCTTATCCTTAACGGCGCAGAACGCTTCGCAATTGAACAGATCCGGATCAACATCACATATTCTATAATGGGAACACAGGTTACACAAGCAGAAATTATAGCGGTGGTGCTTATATTGCTTGGAATTTTTGGCATCTACTGGTCCAAAAAGAAAGCCGCCGTGTCTTCGAAAGAAACCTGA